From Bacteroidales bacterium, the proteins below share one genomic window:
- a CDS encoding DUF4114 domain-containing protein produces the protein MKKKINTQKILVLFTVLFLGLTSCHKPEDINTDIDDVIDNAYTINNNSDDLNKRMNIVREPISSDNTLKSSVSDTDFDYTWYLVAEVDAPMFNNKPLSATDVRVLGDKAYVSYNRQGDIHAGAIEVIDISDPTAPVILSYMEFDGVDINTLAVDDFGTDAERKIFLAGSSNKKGAILRQVIVNDGLLSGGVTDVSLSKAFDDENTISASANGIALSDDYIYMTSGNSVGGTFQLDRQTLAIIDNDEYSDAKHVALNGNGAGAYQLSLIAGDNAKLNVYTVGSDLTLENSWNLGVIRHQNVEEPYLGKATLSIREGENIAFIATNMNGMKAIDITTGAEVYYSPSDMLTTGNTHGLAIDENFIYMANSDDGLFIGYIPEDGGEIVEVQRWDLDEVGASANMVQTSGDWVFVAKGGGGLKILRKAQNGIYPSVCNWDADGKPTCIENTELCENLISDFNVTLPEGSNALTNHPEYFLNPNREIVLTEDANISVSFVKEGAGYKNSFGYYTYNVSNPPRSVRDIQSSMKIIFANASAVGEGGTLVEGDRVNLGSFEAGTVIGYFVIANGWNGEEVTEGLATYYTTPRFNRRRTQQSLMLYSESCGSLLTAFEDIHVSRGDRDFNDIVVKTTINPMSAMNMTGVIALSVAK, from the coding sequence ATGAAAAAGAAAATTAACACTCAAAAAATCCTCGTTTTATTTACGGTTTTATTTCTTGGATTAACATCTTGTCATAAACCAGAGGACATTAATACAGATATTGATGATGTAATTGATAATGCTTATACCATTAATAATAATTCCGATGATTTAAATAAACGTATGAATATTGTTCGTGAGCCAATTTCGAGTGATAATACTTTAAAGTCATCTGTTTCTGATACTGATTTTGACTATACTTGGTACTTAGTTGCCGAAGTTGATGCTCCTATGTTTAATAATAAGCCTTTAAGTGCTACTGATGTTCGTGTTTTAGGAGATAAAGCTTATGTATCTTACAATCGTCAAGGAGATATTCATGCAGGTGCAATAGAAGTTATTGATATTTCTGATCCAACAGCTCCGGTAATTCTTAGTTATATGGAGTTTGATGGTGTAGATATTAATACTTTGGCTGTTGATGATTTTGGAACTGATGCAGAAAGAAAAATTTTCTTAGCAGGTTCAAGTAATAAGAAAGGTGCTATTTTACGTCAGGTAATTGTAAATGACGGTTTATTAAGTGGAGGTGTTACTGATGTTAGTCTTTCTAAAGCATTTGATGATGAAAATACTATTTCTGCTTCGGCAAATGGTATTGCTCTTTCTGATGATTATATTTATATGACTTCAGGAAATAGTGTTGGCGGTACTTTTCAACTCGATAGACAAACTTTAGCTATCATTGACAATGACGAATATTCTGATGCTAAGCATGTTGCTTTAAATGGTAATGGTGCAGGTGCTTATCAACTTTCTTTAATAGCCGGTGATAATGCAAAATTAAATGTATATACTGTTGGATCGGATCTTACTTTAGAGAATAGCTGGAACTTAGGTGTTATTCGTCATCAAAATGTTGAAGAACCTTATTTAGGAAAAGCTACTTTATCTATTCGCGAAGGCGAAAACATTGCTTTTATTGCAACTAATATGAATGGCATGAAAGCTATAGATATTACAACAGGTGCAGAAGTTTATTATTCACCATCAGATATGCTTACTACAGGAAATACACATGGTTTAGCTATAGACGAAAACTTTATTTATATGGCTAATAGCGATGATGGTTTATTTATTGGATATATTCCCGAAGATGGTGGCGAAATTGTTGAAGTTCAGCGTTGGGATTTAGACGAAGTAGGAGCTTCTGCAAATATGGTTCAAACTTCCGGTGATTGGGTATTTGTTGCTAAAGGTGGCGGCGGACTTAAGATTTTACGCAAAGCACAAAATGGAATTTATCCTTCCGTTTGTAATTGGGATGCCGATGGTAAACCAACTTGTATTGAAAATACAGAATTATGCGAAAATCTTATTTCAGATTTTAATGTAACACTCCCTGAAGGAAGTAATGCTTTAACTAATCATCCTGAGTATTTCTTAAATCCAAACAGAGAAATAGTTTTAACTGAAGATGCAAATATTTCAGTATCTTTTGTAAAAGAAGGTGCCGGATACAAAAATTCTTTCGGATATTATACTTATAATGTTTCAAATCCTCCCAGATCGGTAAGAGATATACAATCCAGTATGAAAATTATCTTTGCTAATGCATCAGCAGTAGGAGAGGGTGGAACTTTAGTAGAAGGCGATCGTGTAAACTTAGGTTCTTTTGAAGCAGGAACTGTTATTGGATACTTTGTTATTGCTAATGGATGGAATGGCGAAGAAGTAACAGAAGGTTTAGCTACCTATTATACAACGCCAAGATTTAATCGCCGTAGAACACAACAGTCTTTAATGTTGTATAGCGAAAGTTGTGGTTCATTATTAACTGCCTTTGAAGATATTCATGTCTCAAGAGGCGATAGAGACTTTAACGATATAGTTGTAAAAACAACTATTAATCCTATGTCCGCAATGAATATGACTGGTGTTATAGCACTTTCTGTAGCAAAATAA
- a CDS encoding DUF4114 domain-containing protein: MKNKINIKKFLVVLVVLFTGLSACNKQEEINTDIKDSINDTFVINNNFDDLNTRVTIVREPITVTNNLKILDLGGDCYDYTWYLVAEVEAPDFNGEPLSASDVRIYGNKAYVTYNRQGEEVGGGLEVIDITNPVFPVIRGYVEFNDADINTLAVDDKGIYEGLRVFLAGSSKKGAILREVFTFPSGEIDRRNIDIKLSSIYSDETITASANGIGLSDEYIYMSSGNSYGGTFQLNRDDLSFISHEEYSDAKGIALNGDFPGAYQLSLVAGDNAKLKVHHVGADRTLVHSWDIGSIVHQNVEEPYLGKATLSIREGDNIAFIAMNSNGVKGINIETGAEIYSSPVEMLTIGNTHGLAIDEKFVYMANSDDGLTIGCLPEDGGPMINVQHWDLDESGASANMVQTDGDWVFVAKGGGGLKILRKVHNGTYPTVCAWDTDGKPNCIENIELCNNLIADFSASLPESQNALVNSPEYFENENREIVLAEDANVYVSFVQEGAGYKNTFGYYTYDVNNPPNTIDDIKGKMNIIFANASALGYGGTLEAGDRVNLGSFPAGTVIGYFVIANGWNGTEVTEGLETFYTIPEFNRDGTQQAILMYNPSCSSLLTAFEDIHTSGGDRDFNDIVVETTIDPLSSMNTAVVVQFPTLK; encoded by the coding sequence ATGAAAAATAAAATTAATATTAAAAAATTTCTTGTTGTCTTAGTCGTTTTGTTTACAGGACTATCAGCTTGTAACAAACAAGAAGAAATTAATACCGATATAAAGGACTCAATTAATGATACTTTTGTTATTAATAATAATTTCGACGATTTAAATACTCGTGTGACTATCGTTCGAGAGCCTATAACAGTTACCAATAATTTAAAGATCTTAGACTTAGGTGGCGATTGTTACGATTATACTTGGTATTTAGTTGCCGAAGTTGAAGCTCCTGATTTTAATGGAGAACCTTTAAGTGCAAGCGATGTTCGTATATATGGCAACAAAGCTTATGTAACTTATAATCGTCAAGGTGAAGAAGTTGGAGGAGGCTTAGAAGTAATTGATATTACTAATCCGGTTTTTCCTGTTATTCGTGGTTATGTAGAGTTTAATGATGCCGATATTAATACACTCGCTGTTGACGATAAAGGTATTTATGAAGGCTTGAGAGTTTTTCTTGCCGGATCCAGTAAGAAAGGTGCTATTTTACGTGAGGTTTTTACTTTTCCTAGTGGAGAAATAGATCGTCGTAATATTGATATTAAACTTTCCAGTATCTATTCAGACGAAACAATCACTGCATCTGCTAATGGGATTGGTCTTTCTGATGAATATATTTATATGAGTTCGGGAAATAGTTATGGTGGTACTTTCCAACTTAATAGGGACGATTTGTCTTTTATTTCTCATGAAGAGTATTCCGATGCAAAAGGAATTGCTCTTAATGGTGATTTTCCCGGTGCATATCAGCTTTCCTTAGTTGCAGGCGATAATGCTAAATTAAAAGTTCATCATGTTGGGGCCGACCGTACTTTAGTTCATAGTTGGGATATCGGCTCTATTGTTCATCAAAATGTTGAAGAACCTTATTTAGGAAAAGCTACTTTATCAATTCGCGAAGGCGATAATATTGCTTTTATAGCTATGAATTCAAATGGAGTAAAAGGAATTAACATTGAAACGGGTGCTGAGATTTATTCTTCTCCTGTGGAGATGCTTACGATAGGAAATACACATGGTTTGGCTATTGATGAGAAGTTTGTATATATGGCAAATAGCGATGATGGCTTAACTATTGGATGTCTTCCAGAAGATGGTGGTCCTATGATTAATGTTCAACATTGGGATTTAGATGAAAGCGGTGCTTCTGCCAATATGGTTCAAACTGATGGCGATTGGGTATTTGTTGCCAAAGGCGGCGGTGGATTAAAGATACTACGTAAAGTGCATAATGGGACTTACCCAACTGTTTGTGCTTGGGATACTGATGGTAAACCTAATTGCATTGAGAATATAGAATTATGCAATAATCTAATTGCAGACTTTAGCGCTTCTCTTCCTGAGAGCCAAAATGCATTGGTAAATAGTCCTGAGTATTTTGAGAATGAAAACAGGGAAATAGTTTTAGCTGAGGATGCAAATGTATATGTATCTTTTGTACAAGAAGGAGCCGGTTATAAAAATACTTTCGGGTATTATACTTATGATGTAAATAATCCTCCTAATACTATTGACGATATTAAAGGTAAGATGAATATTATTTTTGCAAATGCTTCAGCTCTTGGATACGGAGGAACTCTTGAAGCAGGGGATCGTGTTAATCTTGGAAGCTTTCCGGCAGGAACAGTTATTGGCTATTTTGTTATTGCTAATGGTTGGAATGGAACGGAAGTAACTGAGGGTTTGGAAACGTTTTATACTATTCCTGAGTTTAATCGTGATGGCACACAACAAGCTATTTTGATGTATAATCCAAGTTGTAGTTCTCTATTAACAGCTTTTGAAGATATTCATACAAGCGGAGGCGATAGAGATTTTAACGACATAGTAGTAGAAACAACTATCGATCCTTTATCTTCAATGAACACAGCTGTTGTTGTTCAATTTCCAACACTAAAATAA
- a CDS encoding LysM peptidoglycan-binding domain-containing protein, protein MKQYSLIFLTLVFSSLLFFTSCKDKKVADEKVNKTTEVKKAAVEVVKPVTVEKVAPAPPPKPVIKKIIVKEGEWLYNISRREYGNSSGWQKIYDANKALIDNPDLIFPNQELVIPD, encoded by the coding sequence ATGAAACAGTATTCCCTAATTTTTTTGACCTTGGTTTTTTCTTCACTCTTGTTTTTTACATCTTGTAAAGACAAAAAAGTTGCTGATGAAAAGGTAAATAAAACTACTGAAGTAAAAAAAGCAGCTGTAGAAGTAGTAAAGCCTGTTACCGTAGAAAAAGTAGCTCCTGCTCCTCCACCAAAGCCGGTAATTAAAAAGATAATTGTAAAGGAGGGCGAATGGCTTTATAATATTTCTCGCAGAGAATATGGTAATAGTAGTGGTTGGCAAAAAATTTATGATGCTAACAAAGCTTTGATTGATAACCCCGATTTAATTTTTCCAAATCAAGAGTTGGTTATTCCTGACTAA
- the thpR gene encoding RNA 2',3'-cyclic phosphodiesterase, with translation MSKRLFLAIPIKPNSQLLRQRRFLMSNLTEEKINWVKEDKLHLTLKFIGKTQAKQIPEIIKAIKNCVKNFNSFQMSLERIGIFGSNYHARVVWVGIGENEQLRALQGSIVQELETIGFNGDRQNFVPHFTLGRIKKIRNKDHFKRVMERTEKGFIQEVKVDDFVLLESVLTAEGPIYKTIERFMLRTV, from the coding sequence ATGAGCAAACGCTTATTTCTTGCTATTCCTATTAAACCTAATTCACAACTGCTTCGGCAAAGGAGATTTTTAATGTCTAATCTTACTGAAGAGAAAATTAATTGGGTGAAGGAAGATAAGCTGCACCTGACCTTAAAGTTTATTGGTAAAACACAGGCAAAGCAAATCCCTGAAATTATAAAAGCTATAAAAAATTGTGTTAAGAACTTCAATTCTTTTCAGATGAGTTTAGAGCGTATTGGTATTTTTGGAAGCAATTATCATGCGCGTGTCGTTTGGGTTGGAATAGGCGAAAACGAACAGCTGAGAGCATTGCAAGGGAGTATTGTTCAAGAGTTAGAGACGATTGGCTTTAATGGCGATCGGCAGAATTTTGTTCCTCATTTTACTCTTGGTCGAATAAAAAAGATCCGGAATAAAGATCATTTTAAACGTGTAATGGAACGTACCGAGAAAGGATTTATTCAAGAAGTAAAAGTAGATGATTTTGTGCTTTTAGAAAGTGTTTTAACTGCTGAGGGTCCGATTTATAAAACCATTGAACGCTTTATGTTGAGAACAGTTTAA
- a CDS encoding aminoacyl-tRNA hydrolase has product MKYLIVGLGNIGAEYKHTRHNIGFDIVDALANEKEEKFEADRLAAVARIKHKGRIFVLIKPSTYMNLSGKAVNYWLQTEKINIENLLIVTDDIALEPGSLRMRSKGGHGGHNGLENIIEHLGTQNFTRLRFGIGNDYRRGRQADFVLSQWKSEEKEMLNERIEQATQMVLSFGTAGVARTMNLFNNK; this is encoded by the coding sequence ATGAAATACTTGATTGTTGGGCTGGGGAATATTGGTGCTGAGTATAAACATACTCGACATAATATCGGTTTCGATATTGTGGATGCTCTAGCCAATGAAAAAGAAGAAAAATTTGAAGCAGACAGATTAGCTGCAGTAGCTCGCATTAAACACAAAGGCAGAATCTTTGTATTAATTAAACCAAGCACCTATATGAATCTGAGTGGAAAAGCTGTAAATTACTGGCTTCAAACAGAAAAGATAAATATAGAAAATTTACTTATTGTTACCGATGATATTGCTTTAGAACCGGGTAGCTTACGAATGCGCAGTAAAGGCGGACATGGTGGTCATAACGGATTAGAAAATATCATTGAACATTTAGGAACTCAAAATTTTACACGACTTCGTTTTGGTATTGGAAACGACTATCGTAGAGGTCGTCAGGCTGATTTTGTTTTAAGTCAGTGGAAAAGTGAAGAAAAAGAAATGTTAAATGAGCGAATAGAACAAGCTACGCAAATGGTGCTTAGTTTTGGAACGGCCGGTGTTGCAAGAACAATGAATCTGTTTAACAATAAATAG
- a CDS encoding 50S ribosomal protein L25, translating into MKRVSMSGSLRENVGKKDAKAQRKAGNVICVMYGGKEQISFTLPEKKFDKIIFTPEVYLIDLEIGGNKYVALLQDVQYHPVSDKVLHADFLQVLEKKPITVSMPVILEGVPIGVMNGGRLVNKMRKLTLRGLFTDIPENIVLDISSLKIGMGIQVKEVELENITFLDDPSNVIVNIKTARGVEEDDEEDEEEAEGEEGTESETAE; encoded by the coding sequence ATGAAAAGAGTATCTATGAGCGGTTCTCTCCGAGAGAACGTAGGGAAAAAAGATGCAAAAGCCCAACGCAAAGCAGGAAACGTAATTTGTGTAATGTATGGCGGCAAAGAGCAAATTTCTTTTACACTTCCCGAAAAGAAATTTGATAAAATTATTTTCACTCCAGAGGTATATTTAATCGACCTTGAAATTGGCGGTAACAAATATGTTGCTTTATTACAAGATGTTCAATACCATCCTGTTTCTGATAAAGTATTGCATGCCGATTTCTTACAAGTACTTGAGAAAAAACCTATTACTGTTAGTATGCCTGTTATTCTAGAAGGAGTACCTATTGGCGTTATGAATGGTGGAAGATTAGTAAACAAAATGCGTAAACTAACCTTAAGAGGTTTATTTACCGACATTCCAGAAAATATTGTACTGGATATTTCCAGTTTAAAAATTGGAATGGGTATTCAAGTTAAAGAAGTTGAATTAGAAAATATTACCTTCCTTGACGATCCTTCAAATGTTATTGTTAACATCAAAACTGCACGTGGTGTGGAAGAAGACGATGAAGAGGATGAAGAAGAAGCTGAAGGGGAAGAAGGAACTGAAAGCGAAACTGCAGAATAA
- a CDS encoding ribose-phosphate pyrophosphokinase yields the protein MNENVSIFSGRASKYLAEKIAEAYGQELGESSISLFADGEFQPSYDHSIRGNDVFIIQSTFAPTDNIFEMLLMIDAAKRASAKKVVAVIPYFGFARQDRKDRPRVSIGAKLITNLLVAAGVDRIVTMDLHSDQIQGFVDLPVDHLYASSIFVPYLQSLNLGDITMASPDTGGAKRAAAYAKFLNTDLVICFKQREKNGKIEKMQVIGDVEGKDIVLVDDIIDTAGTITKAADLMIQQGAKSVRVVCTHAVFSKNAIERLENSPIAEVIVSDTLPRKSEGKITVLSTAELFADVIERVHNFESISEHFKFTTIL from the coding sequence ATGAATGAAAATGTATCAATTTTCAGTGGTCGAGCATCAAAGTATTTAGCAGAAAAAATTGCTGAAGCGTACGGACAGGAGCTTGGAGAGAGTTCTATTTCGTTGTTTGCAGATGGAGAATTTCAGCCGTCTTACGATCATTCTATCAGAGGAAACGATGTGTTTATTATTCAGTCTACTTTTGCACCTACAGATAATATTTTTGAAATGCTGTTGATGATTGATGCTGCAAAACGCGCATCGGCAAAAAAAGTTGTTGCTGTAATTCCATATTTTGGCTTTGCTCGCCAAGACAGAAAAGATCGTCCAAGAGTATCAATAGGAGCTAAACTTATAACCAACTTATTAGTGGCTGCAGGAGTAGATCGTATTGTTACTATGGATTTACATTCGGATCAAATCCAAGGTTTTGTTGATTTACCCGTAGATCATCTCTACGCATCTTCTATTTTTGTACCCTACTTACAGAGTCTTAATTTAGGAGATATTACAATGGCTTCGCCGGATACCGGAGGAGCAAAGCGTGCTGCAGCTTATGCTAAATTTCTAAATACCGATTTGGTTATTTGTTTTAAGCAAAGAGAAAAAAACGGTAAGATTGAAAAAATGCAAGTTATCGGTGACGTTGAAGGTAAAGATATTGTTTTGGTTGATGATATTATTGATACAGCCGGAACTATTACTAAGGCTGCTGATTTAATGATTCAGCAAGGAGCTAAAAGCGTTAGAGTTGTTTGTACTCATGCCGTTTTCTCTAAAAATGCCATTGAACGCCTTGAAAATTCTCCCATTGCCGAAGTAATTGTATCCGACACCTTACCTCGTAAATCGGAAGGTAAGATTACAGTATTATCTACGGCAGAATTATTTGCGGATGTAATAGAAAGAGTACATAATTTTGAATCAATAAGTGAACACTTTAAGTTCACTACTATTTTATAA
- a CDS encoding glycosyltransferase family 2 protein yields the protein MISICIPIYNFNVSPLLDELSMQMEKAEASVELILIDDCSSSEYKELNKSVCNKHRYIELEENIGRAKIRNLFLDHAQYDHLLFLDCDSLIPNKTFLSNYLKAIKKGESSIICGGRIYDSAKPDSNKLLRWKYGIERESLSYEERKQQPNKSFMTNNFLISKQLLQEIKFDERLSEYGHEDTLFGFELKKKGIEINHIENPVLNGHLENNAEYLKKTEKSIHNLIAILDYVNYDPDFIQDVSLLNFYSNPSTKKLIPFIKIFFPFLKPFIKFFLINGFISIRLFSFYKLGILIQGIRNHKI from the coding sequence ATGATTTCTATTTGCATTCCGATTTACAATTTTAATGTCTCGCCATTGCTCGACGAATTATCGATGCAAATGGAAAAAGCAGAGGCTTCTGTTGAGCTTATCCTTATCGATGATTGTTCTTCTTCTGAATATAAAGAACTTAACAAATCAGTTTGCAATAAGCATAGATATATTGAGTTAGAGGAGAATATCGGGAGGGCAAAAATTAGAAATCTGTTTCTGGATCATGCGCAATACGATCATCTATTATTCCTCGATTGCGACTCCTTAATTCCAAACAAAACCTTTTTATCCAATTATCTAAAAGCTATAAAGAAAGGCGAAAGCTCCATTATTTGTGGTGGCCGGATTTACGATAGTGCTAAGCCCGACAGCAATAAACTTTTGCGTTGGAAATATGGAATAGAAAGAGAAAGCCTTAGCTATGAAGAACGAAAGCAACAGCCCAACAAATCCTTTATGACCAATAATTTCTTGATTAGCAAACAGTTACTTCAAGAAATAAAATTTGATGAAAGGCTAAGCGAATACGGTCACGAAGACACGCTCTTTGGTTTTGAGCTAAAGAAAAAAGGAATAGAAATTAATCATATAGAAAACCCTGTTCTGAATGGGCATCTTGAGAATAATGCTGAATATCTTAAAAAAACAGAGAAAAGTATCCATAATTTAATTGCCATTTTAGATTATGTCAATTACGATCCAGATTTTATTCAAGATGTTTCTTTGCTGAATTTTTACTCGAATCCGAGTACAAAGAAACTCATTCCGTTTATTAAAATTTTCTTCCCTTTTCTCAAACCTTTTATAAAATTCTTTCTCATTAACGGGTTTATAAGTATCAGACTTTTTAGCTTCTATAAATTGGGCATTTTAATTCAGGGAATAAGAAACCATAAAATCTAA